In Methanooceanicella nereidis, one DNA window encodes the following:
- a CDS encoding anaerobic ribonucleoside-triphosphate reductase activating protein, whose product MKINLGDIIPTSTLDWPGKVVMTIFMRGCPLKCPYCSNSQFMEVEDDYEPADIEKVKGEIDKAKDFIDGIVLSGGEPFMQMGAVRELAKYAKSFGLLVGIQTNGMYPDRIKELNDEGSLDAVFLDVKAPLKQGPYLYASGYENGDEILQSITRSIEICARLRSEGKLVYYEARTTVLKDIADMPEDVAGIAGSLGCCDSYVIQQGRPELAWEEKMKGTEAIPRNELLDLARTLRARQGLNIKKLVVRTRELGDETV is encoded by the coding sequence ATGAAAATTAACCTTGGCGACATAATACCGACGTCGACTCTGGACTGGCCCGGAAAGGTGGTCATGACCATATTTATGCGGGGATGTCCGCTGAAGTGCCCTTATTGCTCTAACTCGCAATTCATGGAGGTCGAAGACGACTACGAGCCCGCTGACATCGAAAAAGTAAAAGGCGAGATCGACAAGGCCAAAGATTTCATCGACGGTATAGTCCTTTCCGGCGGGGAGCCGTTCATGCAGATGGGAGCAGTCCGGGAGCTCGCAAAATATGCGAAAAGCTTCGGCCTGCTGGTAGGTATCCAGACCAATGGCATGTATCCCGACCGGATAAAAGAGCTGAACGACGAAGGATCACTGGATGCCGTATTCCTTGACGTCAAGGCCCCGTTGAAGCAGGGGCCCTACCTGTACGCGTCCGGATATGAAAACGGGGATGAGATACTGCAGTCCATTACCCGGTCTATCGAAATATGCGCAAGGCTGAGGTCAGAGGGAAAGCTTGTTTACTATGAGGCGCGGACCACTGTTTTAAAGGACATAGCGGACATGCCGGAAGACGTGGCGGGCATCGCCGGGTCCCTCGGATGCTGCGACTCTTATGTAATCCAGCAGGGAAGGCCCGAGCTTGCGTGGGAAGAAAAGATGAAGGGGACAGAAGCTATCCCGAGGAACGAATTGCTGGACCTTGCCAGGACATTGCGGGCAAGGCAGGGATTGAACATTAAAAAATTAGTGGTAAGGACTCGCGAGCTCGGAGACGAGACGGTCTGA